Proteins co-encoded in one Gadus morhua chromosome 6, gadMor3.0, whole genome shotgun sequence genomic window:
- the stk40 gene encoding serine/threonine-protein kinase 40 — protein sequence MSKRRSSSERGGGETSARAGKLLCSGIAGGNAKKAGPFVLGPRLGNSPVPSIVQCLARKDGTDDFYQLKILTLEERCDPAAENQEERQGKMLLHTEYSLLSLLHGQDGVVHHHGLFQDRAYEGLEQSEATRGRKLKKRICLVLDCLCAHDFSDKTADLINLQHYVIKEKRLSEREAIVIFYDVVRVVEALHKKNIVHRDLKLGNMVLNKRTHRITITNFCLGKHLVSEDDLLKDQRGSPAYISPDVLSGRPYRGKPSDMWALGVVLFTMLYGQFPFYDSIPQELFRKIKAAEYTIPEDGRVSENTVALIRKLLVLDPQQRLSAAEVLEALSSIIASWQSVSSLGAPLQVVPDIDDQVSPPEHLQEAKVSEEASQYEFENYMRQQLLLAEEKHSLHEAKSFLSQRHYGSTPPVRRLGLDAQPVSPLDAALLAQRFLRK from the exons ATGTCGAAGCGGCGGTCGTCATCGGAGCGGGGGGGCGGCGAGACGTCAGCCAGGGCGGGAAAACTCCTGTGTTCTGGGATCGCCGGGGGCAACGCCAAGAAGGCTGGGCCCTTCGTGCTCG GCCCTCGCTTGGGGAACTCCCCGGTGCCCAGCATCGTGCAGTGCCTCGCCCGCAAGGACGGAACGGACGACTTCTACCAGCTGAAG ATCCTAACCCTGGAGGAGCGCTGCGACCCGGCCgcggagaaccaggaggagagacaggggaaGATGCTGCTCCACACAGAGTACTCCCTGCTGTCGCTGTTGCACGGGCAGGACGGGGTGGTGCACCATCACGGCCTCTTTCAG GACCGGGCGTACGAGGGCCTGGAGCAGTCTgaggccaccagggggcgtaaGCTGAAGAAGAGGATCTGTCTGGTGCTCGACTGTCTCTGTGCCCACGACTTCAGCGACAAGACGGCGGACCTCATCAACCTGCAGCACTACGTCATCAAGGAGAAGAGGCTGAGCGAGCGCGAAGCCATCGTCATCTTCTACGACGTGGTGCGCGTGGTGGAGGCCCTGCACAAG aaGAACATTGTCCACAGAGACCTGAAGCTGGGCAACATGGTGCTGAATAAACG aacCCACCGGATCACCATCACTAACTTCTGTCTGGGGAAACACCTGGTTAGCGAGGACGACCTGCTCAAGGACCAGAGAGGAAGTCCCGCCTACATCAGCCCCGACGTCCTCAGTG GGCGTCCGTACCGGGGTAAGCCCAGCGATATGTGGGCCCTGGGCGTGGTTCTGTTCACCATGCTGTACGGCCAGTTCCCCTTCTACGACTCCATCCCCCAGGAGCTCTTCAGGAAGATCAAGGCTGCAGAGTACACCATCCCTGA GGACGGGCGTGTCTCTGAGAACACGGTGGCTCTGATCCGGAAGCTACTGGTTCTGGACCCCCAGCAGAGGCTGAGTGCTGCCGAGGTTCTGGAGGCGCTCAGCTCCATCATAGCCTCGTG GCAGTCAGTGTCGTCCCTGGGCGCCCCTCTCCAGGTGGTCCCGGACATCGATGACCAGGTCAGCCCCCCTGAACACCTACAGGAG GCCAAGGTCTCTGAGGAGGCGTCGCAGTACGAGTTTGAGAACTACATGcggcagcagctgctgctggccgAGGAGAAGCACTCTCTGCACGAGGCCAAGAGCTTCCTGTCCCAGAGGCACTACGGCAGCACCCCTCCCGTCAGAAGACTGGGGCTGGACGCCCAGCCCGTCAGCCCCCTGGACGCCGCCCTGCTGGCCCAGCGCTTCCTACGGAAGTAG